GCTTGTTGCTGCCGTCGGCGACTAGGTAGACGCCGAACTCGCCCTTGGGCGCCTCGACACAGGCGTAGACTTCGCCCGCAGGCACGTGGAAGCCCTCGGTGTAGAGCTTGAAGTGGTGGATGAGCGCCTCCATCGAGGTCTTCATCTCGGACCGCTTCGGCGGGGTGATCTTGCCGCGCGCCAGCACGTCGCCCTGGTTCTCGGGCAGCTTCAGCTTCTCGCAGGCCTGGACCATGATCTTCACGCTCTCGCGCATCTCGGCCATACGCACGAGGTAGCGGTCGTAGCAGTCGCCGTTCTTGCCGACGGGGATCTTGAAGTCGAACTCGTCGTAGCACTCATAGGGCTGCGCGCGGCGCAGGTCCCAGGCAAGGCCGGAGCCGCGCACCATGACGCCCGAGAAGCCGTGCTCCTGGATGTCCTGCTCAGTCACCACGCCGATATCGGCGTTGCGCTGCTTGAAGATGCGGTTCTCGGTGAGCAGATCGTCGATGTCCTGCAGGCGGGCCGGGAACTGCTCGCACCAGGCGGCGATGTCGTCGATCAGCTCGGGCGGCAGGTCCTGGTGGACGCCGCCGGGCCGGAAGTAGGCCGCGTGCAGACGCGCGCCGCAGGCCCGCTCGTAGAAGACCATCAGCTTCTCGCGTTCCTCGAAGCCCCAGAGCGGCGGCGTCAGCGCCCCCACGTCCATGGCCTGCGTGGTGACGTTCAGCAGGTGGTTCAGGATGCGCCCGATCTCGCAGTAAAGCACGCGGATCAGCTGGGCGCGGCGCGGCACCTCGACCTTGCACAGACGCTCGATCGCCAGCACCCAGGCGTGTTCCTGGTTCATCGTGCCGACGTAGTCGAGCCGGTCGAAATACGGCAGGTTCTGCAGGTACGTGCGGCTCTCCATCAGCTTCTCGGTGCCGCGGTGCAGCAGGCCAATGTGCGGATCGCAGCGCTCGACGATCTCGCCGTCTAGCTCGAGCACGAGGCGCAGCACGCCGTGCGCTGCCGGGTGCTGCGGGCCGAAGTTGATGTTGAAGTTGCGGATCTTCTGTTCGCCCGAGAGGGCGTCTTCGAAACCTTTGGAGCCGTCCATCACTTCGCCCCCTCCTCAGCCTTTTCATCGCCGGGCAGCACGTATTGCGCGCCTTCCCAGGGAGACATGAAATCGAACTGGCGGTATTCCTGCACCAGCTTCACCGGCTCGTAGACAACGCGCTTCAGCTCTTCGTCGTAGCGCACCTCGACATAGCCCGTGGTC
The sequence above is a segment of the Alloyangia pacifica genome. Coding sequences within it:
- a CDS encoding NADH-quinone oxidoreductase subunit D, giving the protein MDGSKGFEDALSGEQKIRNFNINFGPQHPAAHGVLRLVLELDGEIVERCDPHIGLLHRGTEKLMESRTYLQNLPYFDRLDYVGTMNQEHAWVLAIERLCKVEVPRRAQLIRVLYCEIGRILNHLLNVTTQAMDVGALTPPLWGFEEREKLMVFYERACGARLHAAYFRPGGVHQDLPPELIDDIAAWCEQFPARLQDIDDLLTENRIFKQRNADIGVVTEQDIQEHGFSGVMVRGSGLAWDLRRAQPYECYDEFDFKIPVGKNGDCYDRYLVRMAEMRESVKIMVQACEKLKLPENQGDVLARGKITPPKRSEMKTSMEALIHHFKLYTEGFHVPAGEVYACVEAPKGEFGVYLVADGSNKPYRAKLRAPGFLHLQAMDYICKGHQLADVAAILGSLDIVFGEVDR